A stretch of Myceligenerans xiligouense DNA encodes these proteins:
- a CDS encoding phosphotransferase family protein: MVSREDIEAAVVQVLPEVGSVRVSRELPAGRNHRSWKVESDIGPLVAKVLVGRGDLGTYSWRARLHRTVSSHGTPVPALLAFNEAVEGVGRRALTVLRYIEGRDAAVAMVGAPADATRRAIGEAAKGLARLHDVEVNAFTEPHDARDAVGEEVTWSDVVHKRLSRLEARYAAADIEPTTDHSAAFELVSMLAEEVSPVTRPSVVHLDVHLPNIVVDEALRFVALIDLEHLAVADAAMDLVKPGLWMLPGNPGWREAFEDGYAAATGPRPRWDERLSLATGLELLTGVEYWTRAGDSALLADYTEALTRWVRSRGEEHAISWVTP, encoded by the coding sequence ATGGTCAGCCGCGAGGACATCGAAGCAGCCGTCGTTCAGGTACTGCCAGAGGTCGGCAGTGTGCGGGTGAGTCGGGAGCTACCTGCGGGCCGGAATCATCGGTCGTGGAAGGTCGAGTCCGACATCGGTCCGCTGGTCGCTAAGGTGCTCGTCGGCCGGGGCGACCTCGGAACCTATTCTTGGCGTGCCCGTTTGCACCGTACGGTGTCATCCCACGGCACGCCGGTCCCGGCCTTGCTTGCCTTCAATGAGGCCGTGGAGGGAGTCGGGCGGCGCGCGCTGACCGTGCTGCGGTACATCGAAGGCCGCGACGCTGCAGTCGCGATGGTCGGAGCACCCGCAGATGCAACACGCCGAGCCATCGGGGAGGCAGCAAAGGGCCTGGCCCGCTTGCACGACGTCGAAGTCAACGCGTTCACGGAACCCCACGATGCCCGCGATGCGGTGGGAGAAGAGGTGACATGGTCCGACGTCGTCCACAAGCGCCTCTCCCGGCTCGAGGCGCGCTACGCGGCAGCCGACATCGAGCCGACGACGGACCACAGCGCAGCGTTCGAACTGGTCTCCATGCTTGCCGAGGAGGTATCTCCCGTCACGCGACCCAGCGTCGTGCATCTGGACGTTCACCTTCCAAATATCGTGGTGGACGAGGCGCTCCGCTTCGTCGCGCTGATCGACCTGGAACACCTCGCCGTCGCGGACGCCGCGATGGACCTGGTGAAGCCCGGACTCTGGATGCTGCCGGGGAACCCTGGCTGGCGCGAGGCCTTCGAGGATGGCTATGCCGCCGCGACGGGGCCACGGCCGCGATGGGACGAACGACTCTCGCTCGCGACCGGGCTGGAGTTGCTGACGGGCGTCGAGTACTGGACGCGGGCCGGGGACTCGGCTCTGCTGGCCGACTACACGGAGGCGCTGACCCGATGGGTGAGGTCGCGAGGAGAGGAACATGCGATCTCCTGGGTCACCCCTTAA